A DNA window from Corynebacterium ciconiae DSM 44920 contains the following coding sequences:
- a CDS encoding AMIN-like domain-containing (lipo)protein: MNNTTNTPVFSRRLGRALTCLAVATSLAVAGCSPGSSDSAPDSQTSSASAQDTSSTRSTETVTSSTTLPAEYDTDDREPVNEDPGIKPLGKLSAAERTSDEEWGSGTGKVLPTAVRVGRHKGFDRVVIDLDAEGDSTPGWYAAYKAEPRQQASGHIIEVAGDTYLNVDLTGTAYPMEFGEEFDPLDWKNSSGKGIVQEVKDAGTFEARTQFVIGLSGAQRPFSVTVLKNPQRVVIDIAHDA, from the coding sequence ATGAATAACACCACGAACACCCCTGTATTCTCCCGTCGTTTGGGCCGTGCCCTCACCTGCTTGGCCGTGGCCACCTCCCTCGCTGTGGCAGGCTGCTCCCCCGGTAGCTCTGATAGCGCACCCGATTCGCAGACCTCGAGCGCATCTGCCCAAGACACCTCCAGTACCCGCTCCACCGAAACTGTCACCTCCTCCACTACCCTGCCGGCCGAATACGACACGGACGACCGCGAGCCGGTGAATGAAGATCCCGGCATCAAACCGCTGGGCAAGCTCAGCGCCGCAGAGCGCACCTCGGACGAGGAATGGGGCAGCGGCACTGGCAAGGTCCTGCCCACCGCGGTGCGGGTGGGCCGCCACAAGGGTTTCGATCGCGTGGTCATTGACCTCGACGCCGAGGGCGATAGCACCCCTGGCTGGTATGCCGCCTACAAGGCCGAGCCACGCCAGCAAGCAAGCGGGCACATCATTGAAGTCGCCGGCGATACCTACCTCAACGTGGATCTCACCGGCACCGCCTACCCCATGGAATTCGGCGAGGAGTTCGACCCCCTCGACTGGAAAAACTCCTCCGGCAAGGGCATTGTGCAGGAAGTAAAAGACGCCGGCACCTTCGAGGCCCGCACCCAGTTCGTGATCGGCCTCAGCGGCGCTCAACGCCCCTTTTCAGTCACCGTGCTGAAAAACCCGCAGCGCGTCGTTATCGATATCGCGCACGACGCTTAA
- a CDS encoding Y-family DNA polymerase translates to MRVLALWYPDWPAQVLSRTTGSGPDVPVVVHDEQRVWVVNHAGRRRGVVRGMRLRAAQMICPEALTSARDDTADGEAFAAIVESLSQVAATIEVLRPGLVLVAADSLARYYGSEDRAVDLAMTAASEQGVDLRTGVADELATAIIAARAGRLGAVVPAGGGRAFLHQVGLGVIGAESSLGIGPGLVGQLAEMGVRTCGELVALPREAVATRFSAAGMRLYEICAADTSRLVAPALDAGPGEAVVYTPEEPIMRVDQAAFIARSLAARLHEQLAAAGQVCVQLSIQATVDDGATQFTLERIWRTFAPLDESATADRVRWQLGGWITSRQQQAGSEEEGLGAGIVQLQLIPMETEQPSAEAGLWQALGDSTQRAERAEKVITRVQSRYGTDTVLRPFDQGGRGAEERIGYVSSGEHIPEADTGRWPGRLPAPLPTRRGPGWNHPASRIGLVDANGEPVVLVEDLLLSAAPEVVVWGSRRLRVSGWAGPWPVDEQWWSAQHAQGGGIHPAHARLQLTAGDDSRVYGWVLVWVHGAWRIEASYC, encoded by the coding sequence ATGCGGGTGCTGGCATTGTGGTATCCCGACTGGCCGGCGCAGGTTCTTTCCCGCACCACGGGCAGTGGTCCAGATGTGCCCGTGGTGGTGCATGACGAGCAGCGCGTGTGGGTGGTCAATCATGCGGGGCGGCGCCGGGGAGTGGTGCGGGGCATGCGTCTACGCGCCGCCCAGATGATCTGCCCCGAAGCGCTCACCTCTGCCCGAGACGATACCGCCGATGGCGAGGCCTTCGCGGCGATTGTGGAATCCCTTTCGCAGGTGGCTGCCACCATTGAGGTCCTGCGACCTGGCCTAGTACTAGTGGCGGCCGATAGCCTAGCCCGCTACTACGGTTCGGAGGATCGCGCGGTCGATCTGGCCATGACGGCCGCCTCAGAGCAGGGCGTGGACCTGCGCACGGGGGTGGCCGATGAGCTGGCCACGGCCATCATCGCGGCCCGTGCCGGTCGCCTTGGGGCGGTGGTTCCCGCGGGTGGTGGTCGCGCGTTCCTACACCAAGTAGGGCTGGGTGTGATTGGGGCTGAATCGAGCCTCGGGATCGGGCCGGGGCTGGTGGGGCAGCTGGCAGAGATGGGAGTGCGCACCTGTGGGGAGCTAGTGGCCCTGCCGCGGGAGGCGGTAGCTACGCGTTTTTCCGCCGCGGGGATGCGGCTCTATGAGATCTGTGCCGCCGATACCTCCCGTCTCGTTGCGCCCGCCTTAGACGCGGGGCCGGGCGAAGCCGTGGTGTACACCCCGGAGGAGCCCATCATGCGTGTGGATCAGGCCGCCTTCATCGCCCGCTCGCTTGCGGCGCGGCTGCACGAGCAGCTCGCTGCGGCGGGTCAGGTATGCGTGCAGCTGAGCATTCAGGCCACCGTGGATGACGGCGCCACCCAGTTCACCCTCGAGCGGATATGGCGCACCTTCGCCCCGCTCGATGAGTCCGCCACCGCGGATAGGGTGCGTTGGCAGTTGGGTGGGTGGATCACCAGCCGGCAGCAACAGGCAGGCAGCGAAGAGGAGGGGCTTGGCGCTGGGATTGTGCAGCTGCAGCTGATCCCTATGGAAACGGAGCAGCCCAGTGCGGAAGCTGGTTTGTGGCAGGCCCTCGGCGATAGTACGCAGCGGGCTGAGCGGGCCGAGAAAGTGATCACGCGTGTGCAGTCACGCTATGGCACCGACACCGTGCTGCGTCCCTTCGACCAAGGAGGGCGGGGAGCGGAGGAACGCATCGGCTATGTGAGTAGTGGTGAGCACATTCCCGAAGCTGACACCGGTAGGTGGCCGGGGCGGCTACCTGCGCCGCTGCCCACTCGCCGCGGACCGGGATGGAATCATCCGGCCAGCAGAATAGGGCTTGTCGACGCCAACGGTGAGCCGGTGGTGTTGGTAGAAGATTTGCTTCTCAGTGCCGCTCCTGAGGTGGTGGTGTGGGGTTCGCGGCGGCTGCGAGTGAGCGGCTGGGCGGGGCCATGGCCGGTTGATGAGCAATGGTGGTCTGCCCAGCATGCGCAAGGCGGCGGTATTCACCCTGCGCATGCTCGGCTGCAGCTCACTGCCGGTGATGACAGCCGAGTCTATGGCTGGGTGTTGGTGTGGGTGCACGGGGCCTGGCGCATTGAGGCCAGCTACTGTTAA
- the panC gene encoding pantoate--beta-alanine ligase translates to MSSTPQLIHSIAQLRARLAEHDGPVALVPTMGALHRGHLSLVDRAAAQPDALVIVSIFVNPLQFGAGEDLDAYPRTLDADMAALSGTGADIVFAPSPAEMYPQGPRTLIHPGPLGTVLEGAARPTHFAGVLTVVAKLFAITGATDAYFGEKDYQQLVLIRQLVADLNLPVRIHGCPIVREEDGVALSSRNRYLSAEQRTLARTLSAALAAGCAAGHTRAEEAAQEVCARHPEVVVDYITLTDPTLGPAPASGPARLLIAARVGTTRLLDNAALADS, encoded by the coding sequence ATGTCCTCAACTCCCCAGCTGATTCACAGCATTGCGCAGTTGCGCGCCCGTCTCGCCGAGCATGACGGCCCCGTGGCCCTGGTTCCCACCATGGGCGCCTTGCACCGCGGGCACCTTTCCCTAGTGGATCGTGCCGCCGCCCAGCCCGATGCGCTGGTGATCGTGAGCATCTTTGTTAACCCCCTCCAATTCGGCGCCGGCGAGGATCTCGATGCCTATCCCCGCACTCTCGACGCCGACATGGCGGCACTATCAGGAACAGGCGCAGATATCGTCTTTGCCCCCTCCCCCGCCGAGATGTACCCGCAGGGCCCACGCACCCTTATCCACCCCGGACCGCTGGGGACGGTGCTCGAAGGCGCGGCCCGCCCCACCCACTTCGCTGGGGTGCTTACCGTAGTGGCCAAGCTCTTCGCCATCACCGGCGCCACCGACGCCTATTTCGGGGAGAAGGACTACCAGCAGTTGGTGTTGATCCGACAGCTGGTTGCAGATCTCAACCTGCCAGTGCGTATCCACGGCTGCCCCATCGTGCGCGAGGAAGATGGCGTGGCGCTATCGTCCCGCAATCGTTATCTCTCCGCAGAACAGCGCACACTGGCCCGCACCCTTTCCGCAGCACTTGCCGCGGGGTGCGCCGCAGGCCATACCCGCGCTGAAGAGGCGGCACAGGAGGTGTGCGCCCGCCACCCCGAGGTCGTGGTGGATTACATCACCCTCACCGACCCTACACTCGGCCCCGCCCCAGCCAGCGGTCCGGCGCGGCTACTCATCGCCGCCCGAGTGGGCACCACGCGGCTGCTCGACAACGCCGCACTCGCAGACTCCTAA
- the panB gene encoding 3-methyl-2-oxobutanoate hydroxymethyltransferase, protein MAEAGYLVPQKKVRLSDLRTYKAEGTRWAMLTSYDYSTTRAFAAAGIECFLVGDSAANVIFGYDSTTQISLDEMAFLAAGVVRGAGKALVVVDLPFGTYEASDEQAVRSATELIRRSGAHVVKLEGGERMAPRIAALSRAGLAVCAHVGFTPQSVDALSGFKVQGTSEDAAARLRRDVEAVVDAGAAMVVFEMVPAELAAEISAACPIPTIGIGAGPHTDAQVLVWQDMAAVPADSRRPRFVQSFGEAGQLLSEAAAAYKKAVREGSFPAAEHCF, encoded by the coding sequence ATGGCTGAGGCAGGATACCTAGTACCACAGAAGAAGGTGCGGCTGTCTGATCTGCGCACATACAAGGCAGAAGGCACCCGGTGGGCGATGCTCACCTCCTATGATTACTCCACCACCCGCGCCTTTGCGGCCGCGGGCATCGAATGCTTCCTCGTGGGCGATTCCGCGGCCAATGTGATTTTTGGCTATGACTCCACCACCCAGATCAGCCTCGACGAAATGGCTTTCCTCGCGGCCGGGGTAGTACGCGGTGCAGGCAAGGCGCTCGTCGTAGTAGATCTGCCCTTCGGCACCTACGAGGCCAGCGACGAACAGGCGGTGCGCTCTGCAACCGAGCTGATCCGCCGCAGCGGCGCGCACGTGGTCAAACTCGAAGGCGGCGAGCGCATGGCCCCGCGCATCGCGGCTCTGAGCCGCGCTGGGCTGGCCGTGTGCGCCCATGTGGGCTTTACCCCGCAGTCCGTGGACGCGCTCAGTGGATTCAAAGTGCAAGGAACCAGCGAGGACGCCGCCGCCCGCCTGCGCCGCGACGTGGAAGCAGTGGTGGATGCCGGGGCGGCGATGGTGGTGTTTGAGATGGTGCCCGCAGAGCTTGCTGCGGAGATTAGCGCCGCCTGCCCGATTCCCACCATTGGTATTGGCGCGGGCCCCCACACGGATGCCCAAGTGTTGGTGTGGCAGGACATGGCCGCCGTGCCCGCGGACAGTCGCCGCCCTCGTTTCGTGCAGAGCTTTGGTGAGGCTGGGCAGCTGCTCAGCGAGGCCGCCGCGGCCTATAAGAAAGCGGTGCGCGAGGGCAGTTTCCCAGCCGCCGAGCACTGCTTTTAA
- the nrdE gene encoding class 1b ribonucleoside-diphosphate reductase subunit alpha — protein MGKNVAEPVRKADQLDYHALNAMLNLYDDEGKIQFDKDREAANQFFLQHVNQNTVFFHNLREKLDYLLTNDYYEQHVLDKWDFAFVKSLFKRAYAKRFRFETFLGAYKYYTSYTLTTFDGRRYLERFEDRVCMVALTLADGDERLAEMLVDEIMGGRFQPATPTFLNSGKAQRGEPVSCFLLRIEDNMESIGRAINSALQLSKRGGGVALLLSNLREQGAPIKKIENQSSGVVPVMKLLEDSFSYANQLGARQGAGAVYLHAHHPDIMRFLDTKRENADEKIRIKTLSLGVVIPDITFELAKKNDDMYLFSPYDVERIYGKPFADVSITEHYAEMVEDPRIRKTKINARQFFQTLAEIQFESGYPYIMFEDTVNKANPIDGRITHSNLCSEILQISTPSEYNDDLTYSHIGEDISCNLGSLNIAKTVDSPDFSATIEAAIRGLTAVSEQTSIDSVPSIRKGNDNAHAIGLGQMNLHGFLGRERIEYGSEEALDFTNAYFAAVMYECIKASNQIAKERGEHFAKFETSDYATGAFFDRYDPADFAPRTERVKEIFANSTIHTPTAEDWAELKESVATYGMFNRYLQAVPPTGSISYINNSTSSIHPIASKVEIRKEGKIGRVYYPAPYMTNDNLEYYQDAYEIGYEKIIDTYAVATKYVDQGLSLTLFFKDTATTRDINRAQIYAWRKGIKTIYYIRLRQTALTGTEVQGCVSCML, from the coding sequence ATGGGAAAGAACGTGGCCGAACCGGTGCGCAAGGCAGATCAGCTGGACTATCACGCGCTCAACGCGATGCTGAATCTGTATGACGATGAGGGCAAGATCCAGTTTGATAAGGACCGCGAGGCGGCCAACCAGTTCTTCCTGCAGCACGTCAACCAGAACACTGTCTTCTTCCACAACCTGCGGGAGAAGCTCGATTATCTGCTCACGAATGACTACTACGAGCAGCACGTACTGGATAAGTGGGACTTCGCCTTCGTGAAGTCGCTCTTCAAGCGGGCCTATGCCAAGCGCTTCCGCTTCGAGACCTTCCTCGGGGCCTATAAGTACTACACCAGCTACACCCTCACCACCTTCGATGGTCGCCGCTACCTTGAGCGCTTCGAGGACCGGGTGTGCATGGTGGCTCTCACGCTCGCCGACGGCGATGAGCGGTTGGCGGAGATGCTGGTGGATGAGATCATGGGCGGCCGCTTCCAGCCTGCTACCCCCACCTTCCTCAACTCTGGCAAGGCCCAGCGCGGCGAACCGGTGTCCTGCTTCCTGCTGCGTATCGAGGACAACATGGAGTCCATCGGCCGCGCCATCAACTCCGCCCTGCAGCTGTCCAAGCGCGGCGGCGGCGTGGCGCTGCTGCTGTCCAACCTGCGTGAACAGGGCGCTCCCATTAAGAAGATCGAGAACCAGTCCTCCGGCGTGGTGCCGGTGATGAAACTGCTCGAGGATTCCTTCTCCTACGCCAACCAGCTGGGTGCCCGCCAGGGTGCGGGTGCGGTGTACCTGCACGCCCACCACCCGGACATCATGCGCTTTTTGGACACCAAGCGAGAGAACGCGGATGAGAAGATCCGCATCAAGACCCTCTCGCTTGGCGTGGTGATCCCCGATATCACTTTCGAGCTGGCGAAGAAGAACGATGATATGTACCTCTTCTCGCCCTATGACGTGGAGCGTATCTACGGCAAGCCCTTCGCCGATGTGTCCATTACCGAGCACTACGCGGAGATGGTGGAGGATCCGCGGATCCGCAAGACCAAGATCAACGCGCGTCAGTTCTTCCAGACGCTCGCCGAGATCCAGTTCGAATCCGGCTACCCCTACATCATGTTCGAGGACACGGTGAACAAGGCCAACCCCATCGATGGCCGCATCACCCATTCCAACCTGTGCTCCGAGATCCTGCAGATCTCCACCCCCTCGGAGTACAACGATGATCTCACCTACTCCCACATTGGCGAGGACATCTCCTGCAACCTCGGCTCGCTCAACATTGCCAAGACCGTGGACTCGCCGGACTTCTCCGCCACCATCGAGGCGGCCATCCGCGGGCTCACCGCGGTGTCGGAGCAAACCTCCATCGACTCGGTGCCGTCGATCCGCAAGGGCAATGACAACGCGCATGCGATCGGCCTGGGCCAGATGAACCTGCACGGTTTCTTGGGGCGCGAGCGCATCGAGTACGGCTCCGAGGAGGCACTGGACTTCACCAACGCCTACTTTGCCGCGGTGATGTACGAGTGCATCAAGGCCTCTAACCAGATTGCGAAGGAACGCGGCGAGCACTTCGCGAAGTTCGAGACCTCCGACTACGCCACCGGTGCATTCTTCGACCGCTACGATCCGGCCGACTTCGCGCCGCGCACCGAGCGTGTCAAGGAGATCTTCGCCAACTCCACCATTCACACCCCCACCGCCGAGGACTGGGCGGAGCTGAAGGAATCGGTGGCCACCTACGGCATGTTCAACCGCTACCTGCAGGCGGTGCCGCCGACCGGGTCGATCTCCTACATCAACAACTCCACCTCCTCGATCCACCCGATCGCCTCCAAGGTGGAGATCCGCAAGGAAGGCAAGATTGGTCGCGTCTACTACCCGGCGCCATATATGACCAACGACAACCTGGAGTACTACCAGGATGCCTACGAGATCGGCTATGAGAAGATCATCGACACCTACGCGGTAGCCACCAAGTATGTGGACCAAGGGCTCTCGCTCACGCTGTTCTTCAAGGACACCGCCACCACTCGCGATATCAACCGCGCCCAGATCTACGCCTGGCGCAAGGGGATTAAAACGATCTACTACATCCGCCTGCGCCAGACCGCGCTCACCGGCACCGAGGTGCAGGGCTGCGTGAGCTGCATGCTCTAA
- the nrdI gene encoding class Ib ribonucleoside-diphosphate reductase assembly flavoprotein NrdI gives MLVVYFSSATGNTAKFVDKLGFPALRIPLHKSADPLIVHEPYVLICPTYGGGVSIMGREPKPVPVQVIRFLNNEHNRSLIRAVIAGGNSNFGTDFGVAGDIIAAKCHVPYVYRFELMGTDEDVRLVQQGLSENAEQLGLRPVSQHTENASGF, from the coding sequence ATGCTTGTAGTGTATTTCTCCTCTGCTACGGGGAATACGGCAAAGTTCGTCGATAAGCTCGGGTTTCCCGCGCTGAGGATCCCGCTGCACAAGAGCGCAGACCCGCTCATCGTGCACGAGCCCTACGTGTTGATCTGCCCCACCTACGGCGGTGGGGTTTCTATCATGGGCCGCGAGCCCAAGCCCGTGCCTGTCCAGGTGATCCGCTTTCTCAATAATGAGCACAATCGCTCGCTCATCAGGGCTGTGATCGCTGGCGGGAATTCCAACTTTGGCACCGACTTCGGGGTGGCGGGGGATATCATCGCCGCCAAATGCCACGTGCCCTATGTGTACCGCTTCGAACTGATGGGCACCGATGAGGACGTACGCCTCGTGCAGCAAGGGCTCAGTGAGAACGCTGAGCAGCTCGGGCTGCGGCCAGTCTCTCAGCACACGGAGAATGCCAGCGGCTTCTAG
- the nrdH gene encoding glutaredoxin-like protein NrdH, which yields MAITLYTKPACMQCNATKKALDRAGLEYSLVDISMDSDALDYVMALGYVQAPVVVADGDHWSGFRPERIRALSAQVA from the coding sequence ATGGCTATCACCCTCTACACCAAGCCCGCCTGCATGCAGTGCAACGCCACCAAGAAGGCTCTCGACCGTGCCGGTCTGGAGTACTCCCTCGTGGACATCAGCATGGATAGCGATGCCCTCGATTATGTGATGGCTCTCGGCTATGTGCAGGCGCCCGTGGTGGTGGCTGATGGCGATCACTGGTCGGGCTTCCGCCCGGAGCGCATTCGCGCGCTCAGCGCCCAGGTTGCCTAG
- the ykgO gene encoding type B 50S ribosomal protein L36 produces MKVRKSLRSLKNKPGAQVVRRRGKVYVLNKKEPRFKARQG; encoded by the coding sequence ATGAAGGTCCGCAAGTCGCTTCGGTCGCTGAAGAACAAGCCGGGCGCCCAGGTTGTGCGCCGTCGTGGCAAGGTCTACGTCCTGAACAAGAAGGAGCCCCGTTTCAAGGCTCGTCAGGGCTAA
- the nadE gene encoding ammonia-dependent NAD(+) synthetase, translating to MHTLQAEIIDHLDVHPTIDPAAEITRRVDFLSEYLMTTGMAGLVLGISGGQDSTLAGALAQRAVEQCRDRGHNAEFYAVRLPYDRQSDEADVDVAMRFIHPDHELRINIKPATDMVEDAVAQALDQTSMSDFHRGNVKARERMVMQYAIAGERNLLVVGTDHAAENVTGFFTKFGDGAADLLPLWGLNKRQGAALLAELGAPESTWTKVPTADLEDDRPLLADEDALGVRYSDIDDYLEGKALSDSARERIETLWQRGRHKRVLPATYVDTWWRS from the coding sequence ATGCACACACTTCAAGCAGAGATCATCGACCACCTCGACGTCCACCCCACCATTGATCCGGCGGCGGAAATCACCCGCCGCGTGGATTTCTTAAGCGAGTATCTCATGACCACCGGCATGGCTGGTCTGGTTCTCGGTATCTCCGGCGGGCAGGATTCCACCCTCGCCGGCGCCCTCGCCCAGCGCGCTGTGGAGCAGTGCCGCGACCGCGGCCACAACGCCGAGTTTTATGCGGTGCGTCTGCCCTATGACCGACAATCAGATGAGGCCGATGTGGATGTGGCCATGCGCTTCATCCACCCCGATCACGAGCTGCGCATCAATATTAAGCCCGCTACCGACATGGTGGAAGACGCCGTAGCCCAAGCCCTAGATCAAACCAGCATGAGCGATTTTCACCGCGGCAATGTTAAGGCCCGCGAACGCATGGTGATGCAATATGCGATTGCCGGCGAGCGCAACCTGCTGGTGGTGGGCACCGATCACGCGGCCGAGAATGTTACGGGCTTTTTCACCAAGTTTGGCGATGGTGCCGCTGATCTTCTCCCGCTGTGGGGCTTGAACAAACGCCAGGGCGCGGCACTCCTCGCCGAGCTGGGCGCCCCAGAGAGCACCTGGACCAAGGTGCCCACCGCGGATCTCGAGGACGATCGCCCGCTGCTAGCAGACGAGGACGCCCTCGGGGTGCGCTATAGCGATATCGATGACTACCTCGAAGGCAAAGCCCTCAGCGACAGCGCCCGCGAACGCATCGAAACGCTGTGGCAGCGCGGCCGCCACAAGCGGGTGCTTCCCGCCACCTACGTAGATACTTGGTGGCGCAGCTAG